One part of the Asterias amurensis chromosome 11, ASM3211899v1 genome encodes these proteins:
- the LOC139943651 gene encoding guanine nucleotide-binding protein subunit alpha-13-like, which produces MAGNVFTCCLSPQQMEAKSRSKAIDKELNKCKSYIRREIKILLLGAGESGKSTFLKQMKIIHGQEFTDEDLRDYRTIIFSNIIKGLKVLQDARNKLQIPWGDSTNEEHATNVMSCDTIQLIDSTVFSQFVGSCRALWADSGIQGAYDRRREFQLADSVKYFLNELDRIGNKDYLPTMKDILFARKATKGIVEHVIDIRSVPFRFVDVGGQRSQRQKWFQCFEGVTSILFLVSSSEFDQVLMEDRITNRLVESCNIFDTIVNHKYFSEVSIILFLNKSDLLEQKVKVVNLKDYFSAFEGDPTDVKQVQNFILLMFDMRRRDRSKSLFHHFTTAVDTENIKFVFYAVRDTILKQNLQGIMLQ; this is translated from the exons ATGGCGGGCAATGTTTTTACGTGCTGCCTCTCTCCGCAGCAGATGGAGGCGAAATCTCGGAGTAAAGCCATCGACAAGgagttaaataaatgcaaatcCTACATCCGAAGAGAAATAAAGATTCTCCTGCTCGGTGCTGGCGAGAGTGGTAAAAGCACCTTCCTCAAACAGATGAAAATCATACACGGACAAGAATTCACCGATGAAGATCTGCGCGACTACCGCACCATTATATTCTCGAACATAATCAAGGGGCTGAAAGTGCTACAGGACGCCCGGAATAAACTGCAGATACCGTGGGGTGATTCGACGAATGAAGAACACGCCACAAATGTTATGTCTTGTGATACAATTCAGCTGATAGATTCTACGGTTTTTTCTCAGTTTGTTGGGAGCTGTAGGGCGTTATGGGCCGATAGTGGAATACAGGGGGCTTACGACAGACGAAGGGAATTCCAATTG GCGGACTCAGTCAAGTACTTCTTAAACGAATTGGATCGGATAGGAAACAAG GATTATCTCCCCACAATGAAGGATATCCTCTTTGCCAGGAAAGCAACAAAAGGTATTGTTGAGCATGTCATCGACATCAGAAGTGTCCCGTTTCGCTTCGTCGATGTCGGCGGGCAGCGGTCGCAACGACAGAAGTGGTTCCAGTGCTTTGAAGGAGTCACGTCAATCCTATTCCTGGTGTCGTCCAGCGAGTTTGATCAGGTCCTGATGGAGGATCGCATCACCAACCGACTAGTAGAGTCATGCAACATCTTCGATACCATCGTCAATCACAAGTACTTCTCCGAAGTGTCCATTATCCTCTTCCTTAATAAATCCGACCTTCTGGAGCAAAAGGTCAAAGTAGTAAACCTCAAGGACTACTTTTCAGCATTCGAGGGCGACCCCACCGACGTGAAACAAGTGCAGAACTTTATCCTTCTCATGTTCGACATGCGGCGGCGCGATCGCAGTAAATCGCTCTTCCACCACTTCACTACGGCCGTGGACACGGAGAACATTAAGTTTGTATTCTACGCGGTCAGGGACACGATTCTAAAACAGAACCTGCAAGGGATCATGCTGCAGTAA
- the LOC139944497 gene encoding glucose-induced degradation protein 4 homolog: protein MPGITMYPPPPKSSKQQGVARSLLYSGSKFQGFQKSKGNSYVVEVELQHVDEENSYLCGYLKISGLTSEYPELVTFFEGEIISDKHPFLTRKWDADEEVDRKHWGQFLSFYQYAKTFNLDTFDYEALRSTDYIFMRWKERFLVPDHKITDIDGASFAGFYYICFQKSTSTVEGYYYHRSSEWYQSLNLTHVEEHSVPIYVFR, encoded by the exons ATGCCTGGAATAACGATGTATCCACCGCCCCCTAAGAGCAGCAAACAGCAGGGTGTTGCACGGTCATTACTCTATAGTGGTTCCAAATTTCAAGGCTTCCAGAAGAGCAAGGGAAATTCTTACGTAGTCGAAGTTGAACTTCAG CATGTGGATGAAGAAAACAGCTATCTATGTGGATATCTTAAGATCAGCGGGCTGACCAGCGAGTATCCAGAGTTAGTCACATTCTTTGAAGGAGAGATCATTAGCGACAAACATCCATTCCTCACGAGAAAGTGGGATGCTGATGAAGAAGTTGATAGGAAACACTGG GGTCAGTTTTTGTCCTTCTATCAGTACgccaaaacatttaatttagACACATTTGACTATGAAGCGCTCAGGAGTACAGATTACATCTTCATGAGGTGGAAA GAGCGTTTTCTAGTACCAGATCACAAAATAACGGATATCGATGGTGCGTCGTTTGCTGGCTTCTATTATATTTGCTTCCAGAAATCCACATCTACCGTAGAAGGCTACTACTACCACAGGAGCTCAGAGTG GTACCAGTCGCTCAACCTTACTCACGTCGAAGAACATAGCGTCCCGATCTACGTGTTCAGGTGA
- the LOC139943652 gene encoding ATP synthase mitochondrial F1 complex assembly factor 2-like, whose amino-acid sequence MSSCLLRWQKLGRVFQFNQLQNVVMNSKSTRFYATSSFREKKRFYKNVSITQSGKTFEINLDRRKLKTPNGQLFTVPSEPLAIAVATEWDNQTDIIRQHTMHLTSLCNTALDNPSLRNKQQVISGILHFLDTDTICYRLEDPPELVSLQQNEWDPQLDWINERYKVDVGSSTSITGPVIPEETKEILGHHLETHSDWALVGYENAIGCLKSLVLTFALMDRRLTVEEAVHLSLLETEFQIARWGSVEWAHDTEMADTKARVAAATLFTHLVTQSCVIKQKQPIQ is encoded by the exons ATGTCGAGTTGCTTATTAAGATGGCAAAAACTGGGGAGAGTGTTTCAGTTTAACCAGCTGCAAAACGTTGTGATGAACTCAAAATCAACAAGGTTTTACGCGACCTCCAGTTTCAGAG AAAAGAAACGATTTTACAAGAATGTCAGCATCACCCAATCAGGGAAGACCTTTGAAATTAACTTGGACCGGAGGAAACTAAAGACGCCTAATGGTCAGCTATTTACAGTACCCAGCGAGCCATTGGCTATTGCCGTAGCGACGGAATGGGATAACCAGACAGACATCATAAGGCAACACACAATGCATCTG ACTTCACTATGCAACACAGCATTAGACAACCCATCCCTCAGAAATAAACAACAGGTCATAAGTGGTATTCTACACTTTCTAGACACGGATACAATATG TTACAGACTAGAAGATCCGCCAGAACTGGTGTCCCTTCAACAAAATGAGTGGGATCCCCAATTGGACTGGATCAACGAGAGGTACAAGGTTGATGTCGGGTCGTCAACCTCTATCACAGGGCCTGTAATACCTgaagaaacaaaagaaatccttgGACATCATCTGGAGACTCACTCAGACTGGGCACTTGTAG GTTATGAGAATGCAATTGGTTGCCTGAAATCCCTGGTGTTGACCTTTGCCCTTATGGATAGGAGACTCACTGTTGAGGAGGCTGTTCACCTCTCATTGTTAGAGACCGAGTTTCag ATTGCAAGGTGGGGCAGTGTTGAATGGGCTCACGATACTGAGATGGCAGACACCAAGGCCAGGGTCGCTGCAGCAACTCTCTTCACACATCTAGTCACACAGTCTTGTGTCATAAAACAGAAACAACCAATTCAATAA